The nucleotide window TTGAAATATCCGTGTGTTTACTTAAGTGTGTAAGCAGTTGAAGCATTTCTGAAAACTCATAAGTTCCTACTGATGTATAGATGCCACCAGATGGCAGTTGGGACTGGGTTATGATTTTATCTACCATAGCTAATCCAAACTTTTCTTCTACTAGTTCTAAAAACTCGGTAAATATTAGTCCTTTCATGTGTTATGTGTATTGCTTTTTTTTAATGGTTATGTAGAACCATTGTTAATAAAAACAATTGTTTTAGCGTCGGTAAAGGGTTATTTTTAATGTATCTGTTACCTTATACTGTAATCAGTTCATTAATGCTCCAATATGCTAATAAATTTTCAATTTTTGAAACATATTCCTCGTATTTTAGAGGTTTTAAGATATAGCCTGCTATCCCAACCCTAAAACATTCTAAAAGATCACGTTGATTGCTGGAAGTGGTTAAAATTATTGTTGGAATATATTTTAAACGTTCATCGGTTTTTAAGATTTTTAAAAACTCAATACCATTTATCTTTGGCATATTTAGATCTAAAAGAATAATATCTGGAAGACTGTCTTTTTTCTCTAATAATTGTAGAGCTTCCTCGCCATTATTAGCTTCTGTAATTTTATGATTTAGTTGCAAAGAATCTGTAGCTCTTTTAAGCTTCATCACTTCGATCATGTCATCTTCTATGAGTAAAATATTGAGGGATTTCAAAACAATTGGTTTTTTTTTCGTTTAGCGTTACAAAATACACTCATAAAGTAGTAAAAACTCATGTTTTCGACTAATCTTAATTTACTGTCGATGAATAACAGATAAGTATCGACGAATGGTTTTTTGCTATGCAGCTTTAAAAGACTGTTTATTTAATATTTTAGCCATTTTTAGTGCGGATAGTTGTGCTTCGCGCTTAGTTTTTTCGAATTCTAGAAGAAACTCAACGGATAAACTATTATAATTATTTTCACCCAGATACATCTCTAGTTGTGATATAAAGTCTAAATGTTTAAGGCTTTTATTTAAAATAGCATGATTCTTTTGATCAATCTTTTCGCTCGAAGTTTGTGCTGTTACAGTACCTTTTTCTTCTGTGTTATTAGAACTAAAAATCGGGTTATTATGTCTGCTAGCCTTTATTATTTTGCGTATACTTAATACGATTTTTAGCTTTGCTAGTTGTTTGAGTAGATTGCTCATTTTAGAGGGAAGTTTAGCTTTTGTTGTAACAAATTTAAAACCTCAAGTATCTCTAAAATACGTTTTTTAGACGAGTTAACATTTGTGAGCGACGAATGGAAGATTCTACCCTTTAACCCGAATTACAAGTATAATTTACAAATTGTCTCTGATTTTTTTAGGAAGACTTTTTACGACCTCATCGTAAGAATGGTCTATTAATTCTAAGATATGTTTTGTTGAGATGTCCGTATTATGAACTTTAACGCTATTCCATAGTTTTTTGTGCATGTGGTAACCTGGAGTAACACCCTCAAATTCTGCACGTAACTCTTCTGCATGATCTGGATTGCACTTTAGGTTTATAAAGCCTTCTTCGTTTTCCCATTTTGATAAAGAGGCTAGTGCAAACATTTTATTACAAACCTTAAAAACCAGTACATCGTCATCAAAAGGAAAATGCTCTGTAACTTCCTTTTTTTTCATGCAATAATTTCTAAAATCTTCTATGTTCATATAACTACCTGCGAAAGCAGGGTTCTTATTAAATTATAGTCTTTGCTCTAGATTGCCACGTTTTATCGTCCTTGCAATGACAAATACTATTTTAAGAGCTTTTTGTCTTCGCCTTCAATTTTTAAGCCAGTGTAATCTAAGGTCCAACCAATGGTTTGTACAAGATTTTCTATAAGTTTAATTGCCTCTAACGCTTCTAACTTTGCAACATTATATAATCCGCTTTCTGGGATTTTTTCCAAAATATGCGCTTTTGCTTTTGTGTGCAGTTCGGTAAGGTCCGAAGCTTCAAACTTATTGAACATTCCGTCTTTTTTATCGTAGTAGTTTATATCACTCTCTATAGATAAGACTTCGGGCTGAGGAAAATGAGAAAGCACAACAGTTTTAGATTTTAAATCTGAATGCATTTGTACTTTACTGAGATCGAAACCTACATGCGCTTTGGCATTAATAACTACTAGCGCTTTTTTTTTGCTTGAGATAAGTTTCAGAAATTTTTCCTTTACGTCTTCGTAATGATAAATCTCTGCAAAGTCTCCTTCTACAGTTATAAATTTACAAACACGCTTTATTTTATCTAATAAAACGATGGATTGTTCGCTGGTTTTCTTTTTGGTTTTCCATTGTCTAAATACGGTTACCAAACCTAGTGTAACTAGTATACTAATGATTATTATAAAAAATGTTTCCATATGTTTGTTAGACCCTTTTGTTATGGTACTGTCACTTTGCTATAGTTTATATAAAGCATGAGATGCCAAAATAGATTTAGCACGCCTAGTTTTTATCTATCTAGTCTAATATTTTATACAACAC belongs to Winogradskyella sp. J14-2 and includes:
- a CDS encoding DUF4230 domain-containing protein, coding for METFFIIIISILVTLGLVTVFRQWKTKKKTSEQSIVLLDKIKRVCKFITVEGDFAEIYHYEDVKEKFLKLISSKKKALVVINAKAHVGFDLSKVQMHSDLKSKTVVLSHFPQPEVLSIESDINYYDKKDGMFNKFEASDLTELHTKAKAHILEKIPESGLYNVAKLEALEAIKLIENLVQTIGWTLDYTGLKIEGEDKKLLK
- a CDS encoding MmcQ/YjbR family DNA-binding protein, translated to MKKKEVTEHFPFDDDVLVFKVCNKMFALASLSKWENEEGFINLKCNPDHAEELRAEFEGVTPGYHMHKKLWNSVKVHNTDISTKHILELIDHSYDEVVKSLPKKIRDNL
- a CDS encoding response regulator, encoding MIEVMKLKRATDSLQLNHKITEANNGEEALQLLEKKDSLPDIILLDLNMPKINGIEFLKILKTDERLKYIPTIILTTSSNQRDLLECFRVGIAGYILKPLKYEEYVSKIENLLAYWSINELITV